The sequence below is a genomic window from Mycobacterium heidelbergense.
CATTCCCCGCCGTGACCGCCGGAAACCATGGTGATCGCCCCGCGCCGGGGGGTGACCACATGGGTCATCGGCACGTCGTGCGGCTCCGCCGGTAGCTCGTCGACGAACTCGTCGTCGCGCACCATAGCGACGAGGGGCGCCCGCGGGTCCCGGCCGTCCAGCGAGCGGTCGTAAAACCCGCGCCCCCGGCCCAGCCGCACGCCCCGGCGGTCGACCGCCAGAGCCGGGACGATCACCAGGGCGGCCTCGGCCAGCGCCGACGACGGCAGCACGGGGCCGGGCGGCTCGAGCAGCCCCCACGGTCCCGCGACGAGCGCGCCCGGCCGGTATTCGCCCCACCGCAGCGGCAACGGCGCGTCTTTGTTTCCTGGACCGGCGGTGCGCGCGACCGGCAGCAGCACCCGTCCCGACCGGCGCAGCAACATATCCAGCAGCTCGATCGACCCCGGCTCGGTGCCCACCGGCGCGTACGCGCAGACGGTGCTGTCGCTGTTCACCATCGGCTCCAGCCGCTCGCTGAGCATGCGCGCCTCGGCGGCATGAACGTCGTCGGCAACGCGACGCCGCGCGGCCAGCAGCCGCTCGCGCAGCGCGGCCTTGCTCGCGGTTGCCATGCCCTCAACCATGACAGCCCCCGCTTTCGCGCCGCCACACCGCGTGGGCAAACCCGGCGAGGGTTATCGTGTGAACGATGTCACGCCCAGAAGTTCCGGTCCCCTTCACGGCGATCGTCCCCGCGGCCGGCCTGGGTACGCGTTTCCTGCCCGCGACCAAGACGGTGCCCAAGGAGCTGCTGCCGGTCGTCGACACCCCCGGCATCGAGCTGGTCGCCGAAGAGGCGGCCGCGGCCGGCGCCGAACGCCTGGTGATCGTCACCTCCGAGGGCAAGGACGGGGTCGTCGCGCACTTCGTCGAAGACCTGGTGCTGGAGGGCACGCTCGAGGCGCGGGGCAAGAAGGCGATGCTCGACAAGGTGCGCCGCGCGCCGCAGCTGATCAAGGTCGAGTCGGTCGTCCAGGCGGAGCCGCTCGGACTGGGCCACGCCATCGGCTGCGTGGAACCCACGCTGACGGCGGACGAGGACGCCGTGATGGTGCTGCTGCCCGACGACCTGGTGCTGCCGACCGGCGTCTTGGAGACGATGTCGAAGGTGCGCGCTCAGCGCGGCGGCACGGTGTTGTGTGCCATCGAGGTGCCGCCCGAGGAGATCAGCGCGTACGGGGTTTTCGACGTTGAGCCGGCACCTGGGTTTTCCGACAATCCCGACGTGCTGAGGGTCAAGGGCATGGTCGAGAAGCCCAAGGTGGAGGATGCCCCCTCGATGTACGCCGCGGCGGGCCGCTATGTGCTCGACCGCGCCGTCTTCGGCGCGTTGCGCCGCATCGACC
It includes:
- a CDS encoding 5-formyltetrahydrofolate cyclo-ligase — its product is MATASKAALRERLLAARRRVADDVHAAEARMLSERLEPMVNSDSTVCAYAPVGTEPGSIELLDMLLRRSGRVLLPVARTAGPGNKDAPLPLRWGEYRPGALVAGPWGLLEPPGPVLPSSALAEAALVIVPALAVDRRGVRLGRGRGFYDRSLDGRDPRAPLVAMVRDDEFVDELPAEPHDVPMTHVVTPRRGAITMVSGGHGGE
- a CDS encoding UTP--glucose-1-phosphate uridylyltransferase; amino-acid sequence: MSRPEVPVPFTAIVPAAGLGTRFLPATKTVPKELLPVVDTPGIELVAEEAAAAGAERLVIVTSEGKDGVVAHFVEDLVLEGTLEARGKKAMLDKVRRAPQLIKVESVVQAEPLGLGHAIGCVEPTLTADEDAVMVLLPDDLVLPTGVLETMSKVRAQRGGTVLCAIEVPPEEISAYGVFDVEPAPGFSDNPDVLRVKGMVEKPKVEDAPSMYAAAGRYVLDRAVFGALRRIDRGAGGEVQLTDAIALLIDEGHPVHVVVHRGSRHDLGNPGGYLKAAVDFALDRDDYGPDLRRWLVARLGLTEH